Proteins from a single region of Methanomassiliicoccus luminyensis B10:
- a CDS encoding DUF3784 domain-containing protein — translation MDRSDKSLVLLAVAIAFAIPLIIVLYLWTAGEDPTDVLLQAVFLFIMVPIIVMGGYMWATGKGAMLLAGYNTSPKAVRDLYDSKGLSRFIGMVMTVSMIFMLLGLEAMLLLNEMLPFWVLFIISLVVLFAGLVYANTGGRFLKEGVAPQDVRATAAEEAKRTKGRSMKLTVLGIAVTAVILIGVFLLAGAGSVTAALTDDSLRVEAPMVDETIQLDGVSVEWRSSFDAGRRVGGFGGNEVSSGNFQNDEFGRYTLAAYNSVSGHIVVHYSGGVLVFNLDSQKKTEQMYDDLREMLANLND, via the coding sequence ATGGACCGGAGCGATAAGTCCCTCGTTCTGCTGGCGGTGGCCATTGCCTTCGCCATCCCCTTGATAATCGTATTGTACCTGTGGACCGCCGGGGAGGATCCCACGGACGTCCTGCTGCAGGCCGTGTTCCTGTTCATCATGGTGCCGATCATCGTGATGGGGGGATACATGTGGGCCACCGGGAAGGGGGCGATGCTCCTGGCCGGCTACAACACCTCGCCCAAGGCGGTCCGCGACCTGTACGACTCCAAGGGTTTGTCCCGGTTCATCGGCATGGTGATGACGGTGTCCATGATCTTCATGCTGCTGGGCCTGGAGGCCATGCTCCTGCTGAACGAGATGCTGCCGTTCTGGGTGCTGTTCATCATCAGCCTGGTGGTCCTGTTCGCCGGCCTCGTCTACGCCAACACCGGCGGCCGGTTCCTGAAGGAGGGCGTGGCGCCCCAGGACGTGCGGGCAACGGCGGCGGAGGAGGCCAAGAGGACCAAGGGCAGGTCGATGAAGCTCACCGTCCTGGGCATTGCGGTCACCGCGGTCATCCTCATCGGGGTGTTCCTGCTGGCGGGCGCCGGGAGCGTGACCGCGGCGCTGACGGACGACAGTCTCAGGGTGGAAGCGCCCATGGTGGACGAAACGATCCAGCTGGACGGCGTCAGCGTGGAGTGGCGGAGCAGCTTCGACGCGGGGCGCCGGGTCGGGGGCTTCGGCGGGAATGAGGTGTCCAGCGGCAACTTCCAGAACGATGAGTTCGGGCGGTACACCCTGGCGGCCTACAACTCCGTCTCCGGGCACATCGTGGTGCACTACTCCGGCGGGGTGCTGGTGTTCAACCTGGACAGCCAGAAAAAGACCGAGCAGATGTACGACGATCTCCGGGAGATGCTGGCGAACCTGAACGATTGA
- a CDS encoding ATP-binding protein: MENKDALVQAFIRKSILHAPDRFKSYIYNEAGKPYHRRFAYDRYDKYANDFREGSSANRFIIAPGLRGTGKTTIVGQLYNDLLRKGVDEERMLYVSMDEAMGTLGCTITDIVRGYEQFLSMNIEMLVERNERIYLFIDEAHHDPDWSLRLKVVYDRSRNVFIFVTGSSAIALTFNADVARRATVVDLLPMSYPEYNLLKDYVQPPSGMSERLASALYASSSAREAYDRLAEAKPPVNEYLIKVGLMQLNEYLKLGSLPFAIPMKEEREVYDSVSSMIEKVIYKDLGTIGKFDRGTQLKIMNLLTLLAINDRTNLNKLTSDLGLSRPTLIECIDALEKAGLILRVWPHGSSSAHIRKTPKYKFAAPVIRATMLWRVGELSTHEMYGALLEDVVAMYLHRAVASDQIRGFEFDPDDNSADFIVTARDGSQIVIEAGYGHKDTEQVRNSMAHCNAKYCIVISNDLLELRDEKILVVSRELFLLS; encoded by the coding sequence ATGGAGAACAAGGATGCTTTGGTTCAGGCATTCATCCGGAAGAGCATATTGCATGCCCCGGACCGCTTCAAAAGCTACATCTACAACGAAGCCGGGAAGCCATACCACCGGAGGTTCGCCTACGATCGCTACGATAAGTATGCCAACGACTTCCGGGAAGGGTCCTCCGCCAACAGGTTCATCATCGCCCCGGGGTTGCGCGGTACCGGAAAAACGACCATCGTGGGGCAGCTATACAACGATCTCCTGCGCAAGGGGGTTGATGAGGAGCGCATGCTGTATGTCTCCATGGACGAGGCGATGGGGACCCTTGGGTGCACCATTACGGACATCGTTCGGGGCTACGAGCAGTTCCTCTCCATGAACATTGAGATGCTGGTGGAGAGAAATGAGCGCATCTACCTGTTCATCGACGAGGCGCATCACGATCCGGACTGGTCCCTGAGATTGAAGGTCGTGTACGACCGGTCCAGGAACGTGTTCATCTTTGTGACCGGCTCCTCGGCGATAGCTCTGACATTCAATGCGGACGTGGCCAGAAGGGCGACGGTGGTGGATCTCCTCCCCATGAGCTACCCAGAATACAACCTGCTGAAAGATTATGTCCAGCCACCGTCCGGCATGAGCGAGAGACTGGCAAGCGCGCTCTATGCGTCCTCGAGCGCCAGGGAGGCATACGACAGGCTTGCTGAGGCTAAGCCTCCGGTAAATGAATATCTCATAAAGGTCGGGCTGATGCAACTGAATGAGTATCTGAAGCTCGGCTCCTTGCCCTTTGCCATCCCTATGAAGGAAGAACGGGAGGTCTACGACAGCGTATCATCGATGATAGAGAAAGTGATCTACAAAGACCTCGGGACCATAGGGAAGTTCGACCGTGGCACTCAGCTAAAGATCATGAACCTCCTGACCCTGCTGGCCATCAACGACAGGACCAACCTCAATAAGCTGACATCGGACCTGGGGCTGTCGAGGCCGACGCTCATAGAATGCATCGATGCATTGGAGAAGGCAGGCCTCATCCTCAGAGTATGGCCACACGGCTCGAGCTCGGCGCATATAAGGAAGACCCCGAAGTACAAGTTCGCCGCCCCGGTGATCAGAGCGACGATGCTATGGAGAGTTGGAGAGCTGAGCACCCACGAGATGTACGGAGCCCTCCTCGAGGATGTCGTGGCCATGTACCTTCACCGGGCCGTGGCGTCCGATCAGATACGCGGCTTCGAGTTCGATCCAGATGACAACAGCGCGGACTTCATCGTGACGGCCAGGGACGGCTCGCAAATTGTCATAGAGGCCGGGTACGGCCATAAGGACACCGAGCAGGTCCGCAACAGCATGGCCCACTGCAACGCCAAATACTGCATAGTGATCTCGAATGACCTGCTGGAGCTAAGGGACGAAAAGATACTGGTGGTGTCAAGGGAGCTGTTCCTGCTGTCCTGA
- a CDS encoding solute symporter family protein, with protein MAELHPLSLAIFVIITVVTIAISIYASRRVRTAGHYYVAGGGVKYLVNGVAIAGDYLSAASFLGVAGMIAFSGYDGFVYAIGFLAGWVVALFLVAEPLRAIGKYTLADALTSKFKSKKIRLVAAISTLVVSIFYLIPQMVGSGSIVGPLIGLDYELGVVIIGGLVVFIVATAGMVSTTWVQFIKGALLMIAVIGLTIGVLVVSGMGPLELISHVTQSDALTLPGGNVVTGDVFMSPGLKYLDPLDFVSLCMALILGTAALPHILIRYFTVPKPSDARKSTVVSMVVIGTFYMLILFLGLGAIYFFQTGAPTINPADANLSAPLLARHIGGEAFYAIISSIAFATILGTVAGLIMASAGAIAHDIYSEVLGRNPDEKKKLYISKITAISVGIIAIILGILSKGQNVAFLVGLAFAIAASANLPALLCVLFWKKTSEKGIVYGMLSGLIAAVLLIVLSPTIMGGDAIFPLNNPGIVSIPLGFAVTIGVSLLENRATAKHVVAEEQAG; from the coding sequence ATGGCGGAGCTACATCCTCTCTCCCTGGCGATCTTCGTGATAATCACCGTGGTGACGATCGCGATATCGATATACGCGTCCCGCAGGGTCCGCACTGCCGGGCACTACTACGTGGCCGGGGGCGGGGTCAAGTACCTCGTCAACGGCGTCGCCATCGCCGGCGACTACCTGTCAGCGGCATCGTTCCTGGGCGTCGCGGGCATGATCGCGTTCTCCGGCTATGACGGCTTCGTCTACGCCATCGGCTTCCTGGCCGGCTGGGTGGTGGCGCTGTTCCTGGTCGCCGAACCGCTGAGGGCCATAGGCAAGTACACCTTAGCCGACGCGCTCACCAGCAAGTTCAAGAGCAAGAAGATCCGCCTGGTCGCGGCCATATCCACCCTGGTGGTCTCGATATTCTACCTGATCCCCCAGATGGTCGGCTCCGGCTCCATCGTCGGGCCCCTCATCGGTCTGGACTACGAGCTCGGCGTTGTCATCATCGGCGGGCTGGTGGTGTTCATCGTCGCCACCGCGGGCATGGTCAGCACGACCTGGGTGCAGTTCATCAAGGGAGCCCTGCTGATGATCGCCGTCATCGGCCTCACCATCGGCGTCCTGGTGGTCTCCGGCATGGGGCCCCTCGAGCTGATCAGCCACGTCACCCAGAGCGACGCGCTCACCCTGCCTGGCGGCAATGTCGTCACCGGAGATGTGTTCATGTCACCCGGGCTGAAGTACCTTGATCCGCTGGACTTCGTGTCGCTGTGCATGGCGCTCATCCTGGGGACGGCCGCTCTGCCGCACATCCTGATCAGGTACTTCACCGTCCCGAAGCCTTCGGACGCCAGGAAGTCGACGGTGGTCTCGATGGTGGTCATCGGCACGTTCTACATGCTGATCCTGTTCCTGGGCCTGGGAGCGATATACTTCTTCCAGACCGGGGCGCCCACCATCAACCCCGCGGACGCCAACCTGTCGGCGCCGCTGCTGGCCAGGCACATCGGGGGAGAGGCGTTCTACGCCATCATCTCCTCGATAGCGTTCGCCACCATCCTGGGCACCGTCGCCGGCCTCATCATGGCCTCGGCGGGCGCGATCGCGCACGATATCTACAGTGAAGTGCTGGGCCGGAACCCGGACGAGAAGAAGAAGCTGTACATCTCGAAGATCACTGCCATATCGGTCGGCATCATAGCCATCATCCTGGGCATCCTGAGCAAGGGCCAGAACGTGGCGTTCCTGGTCGGTCTGGCGTTCGCCATAGCGGCGTCCGCCAACCTTCCGGCGCTGCTGTGCGTCCTGTTCTGGAAGAAGACCTCCGAGAAGGGCATCGTGTACGGCATGCTGTCCGGGCTGATAGCGGCGGTCCTGCTGATCGTCCTGTCCCCTACCATAATGGGGGGCGACGCGATCTTCCCCCTGAACAACCCGGGCATCGTGTCGATCCCCCTGGGGTTCGCGGTGACGATAGGGGTGTCGCTCCTGGAGAACAGGGCCACCGCCAAGCACGTCGTCGCCGAGGAGCAGGCCGGCTGA
- a CDS encoding universal stress protein, with product MSNGNGKNGKSRTILLSTDGSVPALAATVRAVQIAKERSATLVIVNVQETTPRVNIEEMSEDTALGRPYPGNGVDYAVDLAAASSVPTRTVVREGPVTGVILRVAEEVGAELIVLGTSSLKGMNRFYLGSVAKSVVAQAPVSVEVVKPTPQEVQYAVSLVKQIQEEEPTQKALNVILKKRQFRVGVYLFSIYIVGYAIFTILGSYFRPFFGSLIGGINVGTAMGIVLIIVTIVMAVAFNWYANRAESREA from the coding sequence GTGAGCAACGGCAACGGGAAGAACGGCAAGAGCAGGACCATCCTGCTGTCCACCGACGGATCGGTGCCCGCGCTGGCCGCCACGGTCAGGGCTGTGCAGATCGCCAAGGAGCGCAGCGCCACCCTGGTGATCGTGAACGTCCAGGAGACCACCCCTCGGGTGAACATAGAGGAGATGTCGGAGGATACCGCCCTGGGACGGCCGTACCCCGGCAACGGGGTCGACTACGCCGTGGACCTGGCGGCCGCCAGCAGCGTGCCCACCAGGACCGTGGTCCGCGAGGGCCCTGTCACCGGCGTCATCCTCCGCGTGGCGGAGGAGGTCGGGGCGGAACTCATCGTCCTGGGCACCTCGTCGCTCAAGGGCATGAACCGGTTCTACCTCGGCAGCGTGGCCAAGTCGGTGGTCGCCCAGGCCCCGGTGTCGGTGGAAGTGGTCAAGCCGACCCCCCAGGAGGTGCAGTACGCCGTCAGCCTGGTGAAGCAGATCCAGGAGGAGGAGCCGACCCAGAAGGCCCTGAACGTCATCCTCAAGAAGAGGCAGTTCAGGGTCGGCGTGTACCTGTTCTCCATCTACATCGTGGGGTACGCTATCTTCACCATCCTGGGCTCGTACTTCCGGCCCTTCTTCGGCTCGCTCATAGGAGGGATAAATGTCGGAACGGCCATGGGGATCGTGCTGATCATCGTCACCATAGTCATGGCCGTCGCGTTCAACTGGTACGCTAACCGCGCCGAGAGCAGGGAGGCCTGA
- a CDS encoding OsmC family protein, producing MDTIQEEKAKLVNGVDVQKLEATVEAINKNPDLAEFTFHAVNEWVGGARNRTVIERTVGGSEVMVRDEPFVVPSDQPSVLMGSDEAPNAVTMLMHALASSLSVSIVYHAATRGINIEKLSISMEGDVDLHGFLGLSQEVRPGFQDVRVEVDLKSDASRAQAEELLRYAQKVSPVVDTLRNRIPLEINLK from the coding sequence ATGGACACTATCCAGGAAGAGAAAGCTAAGCTGGTGAATGGCGTGGACGTTCAGAAGCTCGAGGCGACCGTCGAGGCGATCAACAAAAACCCCGACCTCGCGGAGTTCACCTTCCACGCGGTGAACGAGTGGGTGGGCGGGGCCCGTAACCGGACCGTCATCGAGAGGACCGTGGGAGGGTCCGAGGTCATGGTGCGGGACGAGCCGTTCGTGGTGCCCTCCGATCAGCCCAGCGTGCTGATGGGCAGCGACGAGGCCCCCAACGCCGTCACCATGCTGATGCACGCCCTGGCGTCATCGCTCTCGGTGTCGATAGTGTACCACGCGGCTACAAGGGGGATAAACATCGAGAAGCTGTCCATTTCCATGGAGGGGGACGTGGATCTCCACGGCTTCCTCGGGCTGTCCCAGGAGGTCCGTCCGGGCTTCCAGGACGTGCGGGTAGAGGTGGACCTGAAGAGCGACGCCTCCCGGGCCCAGGCGGAGGAGCTGCTCCGCTACGCCCAGAAAGTATCTCCGGTGGTGGACACCCTGCGCAACAGGATCCCGCTGGAGATAAATCTGAAGTGA
- a CDS encoding NifB/NifX family molybdenum-iron cluster-binding protein gives MKLLVTAEEPDLYALVDEEFGHSSFFVIFDTNTGNWEAFPNQAPQAGVGAGIFAAEQAIKLGPEVVLTGYIGPHGQKKLESAGIKIIQDEEGTVASAIEKWMKKNPSQCKASAAPARTAPPE, from the coding sequence ATGAAGCTCTTAGTGACCGCGGAGGAGCCGGACCTGTACGCCCTGGTGGACGAGGAGTTCGGCCACAGTTCGTTCTTCGTGATATTCGATACGAACACCGGCAATTGGGAGGCGTTCCCCAACCAGGCGCCGCAGGCCGGGGTCGGCGCCGGCATCTTCGCCGCCGAGCAGGCCATCAAGCTGGGGCCCGAGGTGGTCCTGACCGGATACATCGGACCACATGGCCAGAAGAAGCTGGAGTCCGCGGGCATCAAGATCATCCAGGACGAGGAGGGCACCGTGGCCTCGGCGATAGAGAAGTGGATGAAGAAGAACCCTTCTCAGTGCAAGGCCTCGGCCGCCCCGGCCAGGACGGCCCCGCCGGAGTGA
- a CDS encoding SHOCT domain-containing protein, whose amino-acid sequence MLSDRKTAFWIVTTLIVALFVVFVLLAAVIKPDTGVPDTITNPELKSTLESLRQAVWWTTIAMYMLPIMMMLIMLAMYLFITGNPAGIPPKATAPTLKKGGLSGIIPHGKSKKAAEPAGTSDVLDLRYARGEITREQYLAMKEDLKVNQASQAPQAQQPQM is encoded by the coding sequence ATGCTCTCCGACCGCAAGACTGCATTTTGGATCGTAACGACGTTGATAGTTGCTCTGTTCGTCGTGTTCGTGCTCCTCGCCGCGGTGATAAAGCCGGATACGGGGGTTCCGGACACCATCACGAACCCCGAGCTAAAGAGCACGCTGGAATCCCTCCGGCAGGCGGTATGGTGGACCACCATCGCCATGTACATGCTGCCGATCATGATGATGCTGATCATGCTGGCGATGTACCTGTTCATCACCGGGAATCCCGCGGGCATCCCGCCCAAAGCGACGGCCCCCACGCTTAAGAAAGGGGGCCTGTCCGGCATAATCCCCCACGGAAAGTCCAAGAAGGCAGCGGAGCCGGCCGGCACGTCGGACGTCCTGGACCTGCGGTACGCGCGGGGCGAGATCACGCGGGAGCAGTACCTGGCCATGAAGGAGGACCTCAAGGTCAATCAGGCCTCTCAGGCACCCCAGGCGCAGCAGCCTCAGATGTGA
- a CDS encoding GDSL-type esterase/lipase family protein, protein MKAWHILMICALVAAAVLVPQPASGAYSYEGTVVTIGDSNTRPNNLQPDDMWPGILSGKFGTDVINKGIPAQPTGDMLERFDEDVIDNSAAMVVIMGGTNDIGREYNAQNVNVTGIEHNLREMYDEALDNGMVVIACTILPNDTFMPWQQAMVREVNEWIKAQASGRIIIADVNAAVRDPSSPDNFDPAYVIGDGVHLSKTGHQVVANTVYAVAPTHLEENNIQKLPDWVPGADDVVSVLAPGGNFLPLLFGGIGFALIGFLAVEVVRNNRRKQ, encoded by the coding sequence GTGAAGGCCTGGCACATACTCATGATATGCGCGCTGGTGGCGGCGGCCGTATTGGTCCCCCAGCCCGCGTCCGGAGCGTACAGCTACGAAGGCACGGTGGTGACGATCGGGGACTCCAACACCCGACCGAACAACCTGCAGCCCGATGATATGTGGCCGGGCATACTGTCCGGGAAGTTCGGCACCGACGTGATCAACAAGGGCATCCCGGCCCAGCCGACCGGCGACATGCTGGAGCGTTTCGATGAGGACGTCATCGACAACAGCGCGGCCATGGTCGTCATCATGGGGGGAACGAACGACATCGGCCGCGAGTACAACGCCCAGAACGTCAATGTCACCGGCATCGAGCACAATCTCCGCGAGATGTACGACGAGGCCCTGGACAACGGCATGGTGGTAATAGCGTGCACCATCCTGCCGAACGACACCTTCATGCCCTGGCAGCAGGCGATGGTCCGGGAGGTCAACGAATGGATCAAGGCCCAGGCCTCCGGACGGATTATCATCGCCGACGTCAACGCGGCCGTCAGGGACCCCTCCTCGCCGGACAACTTCGACCCGGCCTATGTCATCGGAGACGGGGTGCACCTGAGCAAGACGGGGCACCAGGTCGTGGCCAACACCGTCTACGCCGTCGCCCCCACCCACCTGGAGGAGAACAACATTCAGAAGCTGCCGGACTGGGTCCCCGGCGCCGACGACGTGGTCTCGGTGCTCGCCCCGGGCGGCAACTTCCTGCCGCTGCTGTTCGGCGGCATCGGCTTCGCGCTGATCGGGTTCCTGGCGGTGGAGGTCGTAAGGAACAACAGGCGGAAGCAATAG
- the wecB gene encoding non-hydrolyzing UDP-N-acetylglucosamine 2-epimerase, with protein sequence MKVAIVLGTRPEIIKMAPVVRECQKRGLEFFVLHTGQHYSYSMDKVFFEELELPGAKHNLEVGSGSHAVQTGKILAGAEKVFQQERPDVVLVQGDTNTVMASALAASKMGIRIGHVEAGLRSFDRTMPEEVNRVIADHISDYLFAPTVQALDYLREEGIVKGVHVTGNTIVDSVFQSREIARRKAKALEELGLKKDGYLLATAHRAENVDSKDRLSGMLRGMEMVSGDTGLPVVFPMHPRTQGRMKEFGLRSDAIRVIEPRGFLDFLQLESNARLVLTDSGGVQEETCILGVPCVTLRENTERPETLEVGSNVLVGTSPSRIRGGATVMLKASRGWKNPFGDGNASERMLDVLEASFEAPAVDAMGVASGEASRPSAM encoded by the coding sequence ATGAAGGTCGCGATCGTCCTCGGCACCAGGCCAGAGATCATCAAGATGGCCCCGGTGGTCCGGGAATGCCAGAAGAGGGGCCTGGAGTTCTTCGTTCTGCACACCGGGCAGCACTACTCCTACTCGATGGACAAAGTGTTCTTCGAGGAGCTTGAGCTCCCGGGGGCGAAGCACAACCTGGAGGTCGGCTCCGGCTCTCACGCCGTTCAGACCGGAAAGATTCTCGCCGGTGCCGAGAAGGTGTTCCAGCAGGAGAGGCCGGACGTGGTGCTGGTGCAGGGCGATACCAACACGGTGATGGCGTCCGCCCTGGCCGCCTCGAAGATGGGCATCAGGATCGGCCATGTCGAGGCGGGCCTGCGCTCCTTCGACCGCACCATGCCCGAGGAGGTCAACAGGGTGATCGCGGACCACATCTCCGACTATCTGTTCGCCCCGACCGTGCAGGCCCTGGACTACCTCCGGGAGGAGGGGATCGTCAAAGGTGTCCATGTCACCGGGAACACCATCGTCGACTCGGTGTTCCAATCAAGAGAGATCGCCCGGCGGAAGGCGAAGGCCTTAGAGGAGCTGGGGCTCAAGAAGGACGGGTATCTTCTGGCGACGGCGCACCGTGCCGAGAACGTGGACTCCAAGGACCGGCTATCGGGTATGCTGCGGGGCATGGAAATGGTGTCCGGGGACACCGGCCTGCCGGTGGTGTTCCCCATGCACCCCCGAACGCAGGGACGGATGAAGGAGTTCGGCCTGCGGTCCGACGCCATCAGGGTCATCGAGCCGCGGGGGTTCCTGGACTTCCTGCAGCTGGAGTCGAACGCCCGGCTGGTGCTGACCGATTCCGGCGGGGTGCAGGAGGAGACCTGCATACTTGGTGTGCCGTGCGTCACGCTCCGGGAGAACACCGAGCGGCCGGAGACGCTGGAGGTCGGCTCCAACGTGCTGGTGGGTACATCTCCGTCACGGATCCGGGGAGGGGCGACCGTGATGCTGAAGGCGTCCCGGGGATGGAAGAACCCCTTCGGGGACGGGAATGCGTCGGAACGCATGCTCGACGTGCTGGAAGCATCGTTCGAGGCTCCCGCCGTAGACGCTATGGGGGTGGCTTCGGGCGAGGCTTCGCGGCCATCCGCGATGTGA
- a CDS encoding Mrp/NBP35 family ATP-binding protein, protein MQGDINVVTAKPEDVKLIRKLSKIKHTIVVMSGKGGVGKSTVTVNLAVGLAMRGFEVGILDADIHGPNIPKMLKIEDAQLVADDEGIYPAIVPPHLKVMSMAFLSPNRDQPIIWRGPMKMGAIRKFIEDVYWGELDYLIVDLPPGTGDEPLTIAQLIPSADGSIIVTTPQDVALLDSRKSVVFSADLKLPVIGIVENMAGLVCPHCNKEIDLFKIGGGEKAAKELDVPFLGRVPIDPDVVNTGDEGLPIVAANPDSPAAKAFNGIIDKVVESIEGNGGKKKD, encoded by the coding sequence TTGCAGGGAGACATCAACGTCGTTACCGCCAAACCAGAGGACGTCAAGCTCATCAGGAAGCTATCCAAGATCAAGCACACAATAGTGGTGATGTCCGGAAAGGGCGGGGTGGGCAAGAGCACCGTCACCGTGAACCTGGCGGTCGGACTGGCCATGAGGGGCTTCGAGGTAGGCATACTGGACGCCGATATCCATGGCCCCAACATCCCCAAGATGCTGAAGATCGAGGACGCCCAGCTCGTCGCCGACGATGAGGGCATCTATCCGGCCATCGTCCCGCCGCACCTCAAGGTCATGTCCATGGCCTTCCTCTCGCCGAACCGGGACCAGCCCATCATCTGGCGCGGACCCATGAAGATGGGCGCCATCAGGAAGTTTATCGAGGATGTTTATTGGGGCGAGCTCGACTATCTCATCGTCGACCTGCCCCCCGGCACCGGGGACGAACCGCTCACCATCGCCCAGCTGATCCCCAGCGCCGACGGGTCCATCATCGTCACCACGCCTCAGGACGTGGCCCTCCTGGATTCCAGGAAGTCCGTGGTGTTCTCCGCGGACCTGAAGCTCCCGGTCATCGGGATCGTGGAGAACATGGCCGGGCTGGTGTGCCCTCACTGCAACAAGGAGATCGACCTCTTCAAGATAGGGGGCGGGGAAAAGGCCGCCAAGGAGCTGGACGTCCCATTCCTAGGCAGAGTGCCAATTGACCCCGATGTCGTCAACACCGGCGATGAGGGGCTGCCCATCGTTGCGGCGAACCCCGACTCCCCGGCCGCCAAGGCGTTCAACGGCATCATCGACAAGGTGGTTGAGTCCATCGAAGGCAACGGTGGAAAGAAGAAGGACTAA
- a CDS encoding DUF1616 domain-containing protein: MKDELKTELRRSWDLAAIIGMSLLLALFIYLIPDNPGRIVLGLPFILFFPGYALIATLFPEKKSLDLIERIALSFGLSIAVAPLIGFGLNYTPFGIRLEPILWSLIAFNIALSALGMWRRSTSSEPFLPFVPKDLWAKVGKEFHGESKLDKALTVILVIAILSSVISLAYVVAMPKQGEQFTEFYILNREGKTVNYPNNLTVGEPGEVIIGIANHEERSVNYTIEVWLVNATYANNITTINELYFVENISVGVLEHMPANTEGNWTKQWEQDYNFTVPSPGQYKIWFVLLKDGQPYGGNSMTDLAGDAAAVEAFLSRISSKDYLTLNLNLRVT, encoded by the coding sequence TTGAAGGACGAGCTTAAGACCGAACTGAGGCGCTCCTGGGACCTAGCCGCAATAATCGGCATGTCCCTTCTGTTAGCCCTGTTCATCTACCTTATCCCAGACAATCCCGGTAGAATAGTTCTCGGTCTGCCGTTCATCTTGTTCTTCCCTGGCTATGCCCTGATCGCGACGCTGTTCCCGGAGAAGAAGTCGCTGGACCTCATCGAGCGCATCGCGCTATCTTTCGGGCTGAGCATCGCGGTGGCCCCGCTCATCGGCTTCGGCCTCAACTACACGCCCTTCGGCATAAGGCTCGAGCCTATACTGTGGTCCCTCATTGCGTTCAACATCGCCCTCTCTGCCCTGGGCATGTGGAGGAGATCGACCTCCAGCGAACCATTCCTGCCGTTCGTGCCAAAGGACCTTTGGGCCAAGGTCGGCAAGGAGTTCCACGGGGAGTCCAAGCTGGACAAGGCGCTGACCGTAATCCTCGTCATTGCCATCCTATCTTCGGTGATCTCCCTGGCATATGTCGTGGCGATGCCGAAGCAGGGGGAACAGTTCACCGAGTTCTATATACTAAACCGTGAGGGCAAGACGGTGAACTACCCCAACAACCTGACCGTGGGCGAGCCGGGCGAAGTGATCATCGGGATCGCCAATCACGAGGAAAGGTCCGTCAACTACACTATAGAAGTGTGGCTGGTCAATGCGACCTATGCGAACAACATCACCACAATCAACGAGCTTTACTTTGTGGAGAACATCTCCGTCGGTGTCCTGGAGCACATGCCGGCGAACACCGAAGGCAACTGGACGAAACAATGGGAACAGGACTACAACTTCACGGTCCCCTCCCCCGGCCAGTACAAAATCTGGTTTGTCCTGTTGAAAGATGGGCAACCATATGGCGGGAACAGCATGACGGATCTCGCCGGAGATGCAGCCGCGGTAGAGGCCTTCCTGAGCAGGATTTCGTCAAAGGACTACTTGACCCTGAACCTCAACCTGCGCGTGACCTGA